A window of the Gossypium hirsutum isolate 1008001.06 chromosome A03, Gossypium_hirsutum_v2.1, whole genome shotgun sequence genome harbors these coding sequences:
- the LOC107887920 gene encoding uncharacterized mitochondrial protein AtMg00820-like → MDEYQAFIDNGTWSLVSLPPNRTPIRCKWIFKVKKHVDGTTERHKARLVRKGFSQVVGHDYRETYSPVVKTSTVHVLLSVALLNEWQICQVNINNSFLKGDLFEEVYMVQPLGFEKTNPNGNSLA, encoded by the coding sequence ATGGATGAGTATCAAGCATTTATAGATAATGGTACTTGGTCACTTGTGTCTCTGCCACCAAATCGAACTCCAATTAGGTGCAAATGGATCTTTAAAGTCAAGAAACATGTTGATGGGACAACTGAAAGGCACAAGGCTAGGTTGGTTAGGAAAGGCTTCTCCCAAGTTGTAGGTCACGACTACAGAGAAACCTATAGCCCAGTAGTTAAAACCTCCACAGTCCATGTTTTGTTGTCAGTAGCATTGCTGAATGAATGGCAAATTTGTCAAGTTAACATCAACAATTCCTTTCTTAAAGGCGATTTGTTTGAAGAAGTATACATGGTACAACCTCTGGGGTTTGAGAAAACAAATCCAAATGGAAATTCTTTAGCATGA